From a single Nocardioides sp. dk884 genomic region:
- a CDS encoding DUF5703 family protein, producing the protein MSRVLRQPLRPGVEWELDSVTFSPEYPRGVVTKLLTERAEQGGWELDRVRIGADGVRRVLLRRRVIKAVRTA; encoded by the coding sequence ATGTCCCGTGTGCTGCGTCAGCCGCTGCGCCCCGGGGTGGAGTGGGAGCTCGACAGCGTCACGTTCTCGCCGGAGTACCCCCGCGGTGTGGTGACCAAGCTGCTCACCGAACGCGCCGAGCAGGGCGGCTGGGAGCTCGACCGGGTCCGCATCGGCGCCGACGGCGTACGCCGGGTGCTGCTCCGCCGGCGGGTGATCAAGGCGGTCCGGACGGCCTGA